The genomic region GATTTTACTCCTGTTTGTACAACTGAATTTGTAGAATTTGCAAAAAAACACGGGGATTTCAAAAAGATTAATACAGAGCTTTTAGGGCTTTCTGTAGATGCAGTACATTCCCATATTAAATGGATGGAATGGATTAAAGATAATTTGGGAGTTGAAATCACTTTTCCAATAATTGCAGATACAATGGGAAAAGTAGCTTCAAGGTTGGGAATGGTGGATCCAGAAAAAGGTTCAGCTACAGTTAGGGCAGTATTTATCTTAGACCCTGAAGGAAGTATTAGATTGATAATGTATTATCCTTCTGAGGTGGGTAGATACATAGATGAAATATATAGAGCTCTAAAAGCCCTACAATTATCAGACAAACATAAATTAGTAACCCCTGCCAATTGGCCAAATAACTCTATTTTAGGATCTAAAGTAATTATACCGCCAGCATCAACTTATGCAGAAGCAATGAAGAGAAAAACCTCAGGTGAAGAAGGTTATGATTGGTGGCTTAAAGTTAAAGAACTAAAAGAATAATCTGATTTTTTCAAAAGAGCGGCTTATAATAGTCGCTCTTTTTTATTATTAACAAATAGTAAAATTATTAATCTAATTTTTCTTAGCTCCGAAATTTTAAAAAACGCTTCTTTTCCAACATTCACTGAACTTCCTGTTAAAAATAACTTTAAAAAACATTTGTACTTTTTCTTATAAAAATAATAATATTTGTTTGCTAATATATTTATGATCATTATTTGCTAGTATCTATTATATCTTCTTCTTATTAACTTGTATTCCAATTTTACTCCCGTTTTTTGAACGCATAACACAGGTAAGAAGTCGATAATTTGTTTTTCAGCTTATTAAAAAAGCTAATTTTTTTTTACACTATAACGGTTAAATCAAAAGTTAAAGGAGGGAATAAATGGAAGAAGTAACGATAAAAAATCTATATAAAATATGCTGAATTTCTAATTAGATTCAGAATGAGCGATCAACAATTAGGAGATCTAATGGGTAAAATAGCTGATAGTAATGAGGAACCATTAAAAGTAGCAACTGAATGGATGTACGAATACGAAGATCTTGTAGAAAGTTGGATTCCAAATAAATAATTAACAAAACCATGTAAAACTGCACCTTTTAGGGTGCGGTTTTTTTATGATATAATATATATGTGATTTTTTTTACTAATTTTGTACTTAAAAGGAGACTCAATTAAGTATGCGAAAAGATAGGATAGAAAGTTTGATTGATTTAATGCAAAAGAATCATATTTATCAGGCTATTATTACTTCCACCTCTTCAATTTATTATTTTTTGCAAGAATGGATTGAGCCTGGAGAAAGACTAATTGCTTTATTTATAAATATTTCAGGCAAGGTAAAATTAATAACTAATGAAATAAATAGGATTCAAAATTTGCATGAAGATTATCTTTTGAAATATTCAGACTCTGAAAACCCCATAAAAATCTTAACTTCATTTATCAAGAGTGATGAAAAAGTAGGAATAGATGAAAAATGGAATGCAGGTTTTCTGTTAGACTTAATAAAAGAAATAAATACAACAAATCTGGAAAATATTTCTCCTTTAATAAGCAATTTACGAATGATAAAAGATTCTGAAGAAATTAGATTAATGAAAGCTTCTTCTCTAATAAACGATAATGCAATGGAAAAGGTTATAGAAATAGTTTCAGAGATGCTACCTGAAAAATATTTGGCAAAAGCTATTAAAAATATTTTCGAAAAAGAAGGGGCCGATGAAGTTTCATTCAATCCTATAATTGGATATGGAAAAAACTCTTCTGATCCTCATCATTTACCTGACAATTCAAAAGTTAAAGATGGTGATCCTGTCTTAATAGATATAGGATGTATTAAGAATTATTATTGTTCTGATATGACAAGAACCGTATTTTTTGGAAAACCCACTGAAAAAATGAAAGATATATACCAAATAGTTTTGGACGCTAATTTACAGGCAATAGAACATGTTAAACCTGGTGTTATGGCTTCTGAAGTTGATTCAATTGCCAGAAATTTTATTAAGAATAAAGGATATGGAGATTTTTTTAAACATAGATTAGGGCACGGCGTAGGATTAGAAATTCATGAACCTCCATACATATCGTTCAATTCAAAAACAACTTTGAAACCGGGAATGATTTTCTCAATCGAACCAGGAATTTATATCCCCAAAATTGGAGGAGTAAGAATAGAAGATTTGGTCTTAGTAACAGAAAATGGTTTTGAAGTCTTGAACAAATATCCAAAAGATTTTATAGTTATATGACTTTTTAACCTTTTTATGATTGTTCCACATAAACTTAATAGTTAACTTGAAATATATCTTTTTATGTGGTATAATTTTTTAAAGATAATGACCAATGGTCATTTTTTATTTTGAGAGGTAGATCTTATGGTTAATAGTCGATATGATAAAAAAACAAAAGAAGAAAAGAAGAATTTAATAATGAATATAGCAGAAAAAATATTTGTAGAGAAAGGCTATCAAAACGCAACGATGACTGAAATAGCAAAAAAAGTTAATATTGCCAAAGGTACTCTTTATTTGTATTTTTCTAGCAAAAAAGATCTCTACTTTACTTCAGTGGAAAGGGCTTTAACTACTTTAAAAAATTTGATTATTGATAATTTCAAAAACTGCAAAAATGGCTTTGAAAAGGTTGTCACTATGGGAAAAACTTATGTTTTTTTTAGTACAGAATATCCAAATTATTATAAATTAATTCTAAATTATGAAACCTTAGAATTTAATTTTGATGACAAAGATCAACACGTGAAAAAAACATATGAGAGAAGCCAGGAAATATTTGAACTGTTAGTTTCTTGTGTAAAAGAAGGTATCAAAGATGGTTCTATAGATAAAGAATTTGATCCTTCAAAAATATCGATGATACTTTGGGGCGAAATAACCGGACTAGTTCAACAAGTAAATCTTAGAGGAAAGTTGTATAAAAAATGGACTGGATTAACTCCCATTCAAATATATGAGTATTATATTGAAGTAACAAAAAAAATGCTAATTGCAAACTAATAAAATATTTTTATTTCTAAAATACAAAACAGCAGGAGGTAAATAGATGAAAAAAGTTGTTATAACTGGTATAGGAACAGTCAACTCAATAGCAAAAAATTGTGAAGAGTTTGTAAAAGGTTTAAAAGATATGAAAATTGGTATAGACAAAATAACACAGTTTGACACTACTGATCACAAGGTTAAAATCGCAGCTGAAATAAAAGATTTTGATCCACAAAAATACTTAGATAAAAAAACAGCAAAAAGGTACGATAGATTCTTACAATTAGCTATTGCCGCTTCCGATGAAGCGATAAAAGATTCGGGATTAGAAAACGACGGGGAATGGAAAGAAAATGCAGCCGTTATTATAGGTTCGGGAATAGGTGGTTTTAAAACGTTATATCATGAATTCCATGTTATGGAGAAGAAAGGCCCAAAATTTGTAAGCCCTTTTTTGATACCTATGATGATCGCTGATATGGCTAGCGGTGTTGTTTCAATAAAACATCAATTGAAAGGTCCTAACTTCACAACTGTTAGTGCTTGTGCCTCCGCAGTTCATTCGATTATTAGTTCAGTTATGTTGATAAAATCTGGAGAAGTTGATGTAGCAATAACTGGAGGCTCTGAAGCTGTTATAGATCCTATGCCAATCGCTGCTTTTGCAAATATGACCGCATTGTCACAAAGAAATGATGAGCCCCAAAAAGCATCAAGACCTTTTGATAAAGAAAGAGATGGTTTTGTGATGGGTGAAGGTGCTGGAGTATTAGTTCTAGAATCTGAAGAACACGCCAAAGCCAGAGGAGCTAAAATCTATGGTTATATAGCTGGTTATGGTATGACAGGAGATGCCTACCATATAAGCCAAACTGATCCAGAAGGCACAGGAGCAGCAAGAGCGATTAAAAATGCTTTAGATATGGCAAAGATAGATCCCTCAGAGGTAGATTTAATAAATTGCCATGCGACAAGCACTCCTGTTGGAGATAAATCTGAGGTTCGAGCTATTAGAAACGTTTTTGGGAAAAACGCAACTAATCCTATAATGCAATCAACCAAAACATTGATTGGTCATTCGCTTGGAGCTGCTGGTGCAGTCGAATTAATAGCCTCTATATTAGAAAGCCAGAATGAGTTTGCGCATGGTATGCCTAACCTTGATAACCCAGATGAGGAAATGAAAGATCTAAATATTCCAAAAGAAACTAAGAATCAACGAATTGATGTTGTTTTAAAAAATTCTTTTGGTTTTGGTGGTCATAACGCTTCATTGATTTTTGTGAGAGATTAAAGGGGGAGATTGTAAATGCCAAAAATAGGTATAGTTACTGATAATACTTGTGATATCGATCCAAAAAAATTAGAAGAAATGGGGATAGGATACGTATCCCTATATGTCAATTGGAAAGGTGGTTTTGTTAGAGCAGTAGATATAGATATCGATGAATTTTATGAGGAATTAAAAACAGTAGATTATATACCTGCTACATCTCAACCTACTCCTCAAGATTTTGAAGATGTTTATAAAAAGATGCTTAAAGATTATGATGAACTTATATCTGTCCATATTTCAGAGAAACTGAGTGGAACCTATAATTCCGCAAGGATTGCCGCAAAAAATATTGACGAAAAAAGAATTCACATAGTTGAAAGTTATGAAGCAACCTGGGGATTGGGACACTTGGTATTCGCCCTAAAAAATCTTATAGATTCTGGACATTACAATATTGAAGAATTAAATGAATATGTTGAGCATTTTCATGAAAAAGTAAATGTATATTTCACAGTTGGTAGTTTAAACTATCTCGCAAAAGGCGGAAGAATTGGGAAAGCAACTGCTTTCTTAGGGAGTATGTTAAATATAAAGCCTCTTTTAAACTTAGAAAAGGGTGAAATTTTACCTGTTAAAAGGATTAGAGGTTACAATAAAATAATTAAAGAATTAACTACATTAGCAATGGAAGAAAAGGGTAAAGGCGAATTGAAATATATTACAGTAGAGCATACAGGAAGTCTAAAATTGGGTGGAGATTTAATGGACGAAGTAGTTAAACTTGGAGTTCCACGTGAAAAAATAATTTTTGAACCTATGGATATCATAATAGGTATGCACTTAGGACCTGATTCCGGAGGGATTATAACAACCTGGGAGTGAAATTAATGAATATAGATGAAATTATGAAGATATTACCTCATCGTTATCCTTTTTTATTAGTGGATGGAGTAATAGATATTTCTGATGAGAGAATTAAAGCTTTTAAAAATGTAAGTATCAATGAGCCTTTCTTTCAAGGACATTTCCCTAATTACCCAATAATGCCAGGCGTGTTAATTATTGAAGGCATGGCTCAAACTGCGGGCTTGTTACTTATGAAAGATATGGAAGGGGATTTAATTCCCCTTTTTACTGGAATTGACAAGGCAAGATTTAAAAGAGAAGTAAGACCAGGGAACAAGTTAGTTTATGATTTGAAAGTTTTACAAAAAAAAGCAAATATGTTCAAATTACAGGGAATTGCCACAGTTGAAGACAAAGTATGTGTTCAGGCTGAGATAATGGTTGGAATAAAACAAGATTAAATACGGAGGTGTAGTTTTGGAAACTGTTAAAAATAGAGTAACTGAGTTGTTAAATATAAAATACCCTATTTTAGAAGGAGGAATGGCGTGGGTCGGAACTGCTAAATTAGCTGCAGCTGTTTCAAATGCCGGAGGGCTTGGAACAATAGGTTCTGGAAATATGGATGCAAAACTTTTAAAAAATCAAATAGATACAATAAGAAAATTGACTGATAAACCTTTTGCTATTAATGTAATAATGCTCAATCCGCATATAGAGGAAGTAATTGAATTAATTATTCAGGAAAAAGTTCCCATTGCTATACTAGCTGCGGGCAATTCTAGTAAGTATATTTCCAAGCTTAGGGAAAAAGGAATCAAAACTTTAGCTGTTGTTTCTTCTGAGAATCTTGCGTTGAGATTGGAAAATGCGGGCGCTCAAGCCATAATAGGTGAGGGGATGGAATGCGGTGGCCATATAGGTGATGTTACAACAATGGTCTTAGTACCAAAACTAGTGGAAATATTATCTGTTCCTGTCATAGCAGCTGGAGGCATTGCAGATGGAAAAGGTGCTGTCGCAGCTCTCTCACTAGGCGCAGAAGGAATACAAATGGGGACACGATTTATTGCGACTTATGAATGTGAAGCACATGAAAATTATAAAAAGAAAATAATTGATGCAGGGATAAGAGATACAATTATTACTGGTCAAAAGATGGGTCATCCGGCAAGGATAATTAAAACAAAATTCGGCAAAAAAATAGCAAAATTAGAGGCTTCTTCTCCAGAAGAAGCAGAAGAAGCGTTAGTTGGAAGTCTTATGA from Petrotoga sp. 9PW.55.5.1 harbors:
- the fabZ gene encoding 3-hydroxyacyl-ACP dehydratase FabZ, with amino-acid sequence MNIDEIMKILPHRYPFLLVDGVIDISDERIKAFKNVSINEPFFQGHFPNYPIMPGVLIIEGMAQTAGLLLMKDMEGDLIPLFTGIDKARFKREVRPGNKLVYDLKVLQKKANMFKLQGIATVEDKVCVQAEIMVGIKQD
- the fabF gene encoding beta-ketoacyl-ACP synthase II; protein product: MKKVVITGIGTVNSIAKNCEEFVKGLKDMKIGIDKITQFDTTDHKVKIAAEIKDFDPQKYLDKKTAKRYDRFLQLAIAASDEAIKDSGLENDGEWKENAAVIIGSGIGGFKTLYHEFHVMEKKGPKFVSPFLIPMMIADMASGVVSIKHQLKGPNFTTVSACASAVHSIISSVMLIKSGEVDVAITGGSEAVIDPMPIAAFANMTALSQRNDEPQKASRPFDKERDGFVMGEGAGVLVLESEEHAKARGAKIYGYIAGYGMTGDAYHISQTDPEGTGAARAIKNALDMAKIDPSEVDLINCHATSTPVGDKSEVRAIRNVFGKNATNPIMQSTKTLIGHSLGAAGAVELIASILESQNEFAHGMPNLDNPDEEMKDLNIPKETKNQRIDVVLKNSFGFGGHNASLIFVRD
- a CDS encoding Xaa-Pro peptidase family protein; the protein is MRKDRIESLIDLMQKNHIYQAIITSTSSIYYFLQEWIEPGERLIALFINISGKVKLITNEINRIQNLHEDYLLKYSDSENPIKILTSFIKSDEKVGIDEKWNAGFLLDLIKEINTTNLENISPLISNLRMIKDSEEIRLMKASSLINDNAMEKVIEIVSEMLPEKYLAKAIKNIFEKEGADEVSFNPIIGYGKNSSDPHHLPDNSKVKDGDPVLIDIGCIKNYYCSDMTRTVFFGKPTEKMKDIYQIVLDANLQAIEHVKPGVMASEVDSIARNFIKNKGYGDFFKHRLGHGVGLEIHEPPYISFNSKTTLKPGMIFSIEPGIYIPKIGGVRIEDLVLVTENGFEVLNKYPKDFIVI
- a CDS encoding nitronate monooxygenase, whose translation is METVKNRVTELLNIKYPILEGGMAWVGTAKLAAAVSNAGGLGTIGSGNMDAKLLKNQIDTIRKLTDKPFAINVIMLNPHIEEVIELIIQEKVPIAILAAGNSSKYISKLREKGIKTLAVVSSENLALRLENAGAQAIIGEGMECGGHIGDVTTMVLVPKLVEILSVPVIAAGGIADGKGAVAALSLGAEGIQMGTRFIATYECEAHENYKKKIIDAGIRDTIITGQKMGHPARIIKTKFGKKIAKLEASSPEEAEEALVGSLMKAFVYGDEERGSFMAGQSSGLINEIKSVKDVIEDTMDYIINNKFSK
- a CDS encoding TetR/AcrR family transcriptional regulator, with the protein product MVNSRYDKKTKEEKKNLIMNIAEKIFVEKGYQNATMTEIAKKVNIAKGTLYLYFSSKKDLYFTSVERALTTLKNLIIDNFKNCKNGFEKVVTMGKTYVFFSTEYPNYYKLILNYETLEFNFDDKDQHVKKTYERSQEIFELLVSCVKEGIKDGSIDKEFDPSKISMILWGEITGLVQQVNLRGKLYKKWTGLTPIQIYEYYIEVTKKMLIAN
- a CDS encoding DegV family protein, whose product is MPKIGIVTDNTCDIDPKKLEEMGIGYVSLYVNWKGGFVRAVDIDIDEFYEELKTVDYIPATSQPTPQDFEDVYKKMLKDYDELISVHISEKLSGTYNSARIAAKNIDEKRIHIVESYEATWGLGHLVFALKNLIDSGHYNIEELNEYVEHFHEKVNVYFTVGSLNYLAKGGRIGKATAFLGSMLNIKPLLNLEKGEILPVKRIRGYNKIIKELTTLAMEEKGKGELKYITVEHTGSLKLGGDLMDEVVKLGVPREKIIFEPMDIIIGMHLGPDSGGIITTWE
- a CDS encoding peroxiredoxin encodes the protein MEGRIPLIGEKFPEMKVYTTDGIKELPKDYKGKWLVLFSHPGDFTPVCTTEFVEFAKKHGDFKKINTELLGLSVDAVHSHIKWMEWIKDNLGVEITFPIIADTMGKVASRLGMVDPEKGSATVRAVFILDPEGSIRLIMYYPSEVGRYIDEIYRALKALQLSDKHKLVTPANWPNNSILGSKVIIPPASTYAEAMKRKTSGEEGYDWWLKVKELKE